The Leptospira sp. WS39.C2 genome contains a region encoding:
- a CDS encoding DegT/DnrJ/EryC1/StrS family aminotransferase: MAVPFIDIKRFEPGFLDTWNEKVKSMSENAQFIGGNEVTDLETNLASWAETKYAIGCANGTDALQLALRAVGVGRGDKVLLPDSTFWATFEAVVNVGGDPYTIDTNPVDLQMDFQVFQEAVEKVKPKAALVVHLYGWGTSKIEELRKFCKEKNVALIEDGAQCFGVKHNGKSLYKDALISTTSFYPAKVLGAAGDGGAVFTNDEELSVVTRRLVNHGRTSHYEHGLVGWNSRLDSLQAAFLNLSLKHLQKRIESRKSSQNIYYKELPGLGIGVIQPPKGYDENGYCNVTLVEPEIRPKIEAVLKEKGIGFGNIYPGAMSDQPGAKPYLIERFGKDGNARRISKSVLNFPLFAYMTSSEMDEVLSAIKAYNASK; this comes from the coding sequence ATGGCAGTTCCATTTATAGACATCAAACGATTTGAACCAGGATTTTTGGACACCTGGAATGAAAAAGTAAAGTCCATGTCAGAAAACGCACAGTTCATTGGCGGGAACGAAGTCACTGATTTAGAAACAAACCTTGCCTCTTGGGCCGAAACAAAATATGCAATCGGTTGTGCGAATGGAACCGATGCCTTACAACTTGCGTTACGCGCTGTTGGTGTGGGTCGGGGTGATAAAGTATTATTACCAGACTCTACTTTTTGGGCAACTTTCGAAGCGGTTGTGAATGTGGGTGGAGATCCATACACGATTGATACAAATCCTGTGGACTTACAAATGGATTTCCAAGTGTTCCAAGAAGCAGTGGAAAAAGTAAAACCAAAAGCAGCTCTTGTTGTACATTTGTATGGTTGGGGTACTTCAAAAATTGAAGAACTCCGTAAGTTCTGCAAAGAGAAAAATGTAGCCCTCATTGAAGACGGGGCACAGTGTTTTGGTGTGAAACACAATGGCAAATCTCTCTACAAAGATGCGTTGATCTCAACAACTTCCTTTTACCCTGCGAAGGTGTTAGGTGCTGCAGGTGATGGTGGTGCTGTATTTACAAACGATGAAGAATTGTCTGTAGTCACTCGCCGCCTTGTCAACCATGGAAGGACATCCCATTACGAACACGGCCTTGTGGGTTGGAACTCAAGACTCGATTCCCTCCAAGCAGCATTTCTCAATCTCTCACTAAAACATTTACAAAAGAGAATTGAATCTCGTAAATCATCGCAAAACATCTATTATAAGGAATTACCTGGACTTGGGATTGGAGTGATCCAACCACCAAAAGGGTATGACGAAAATGGATACTGTAACGTAACTTTGGTGGAACCAGAAATCCGTCCGAAAATCGAAGCCGTCTTAAAAGAAAAAGGAATTGGTTTTGGAAATATTTATCCAGGAGCAATGTCTGACCAACCAGGTGCTAAACCATATCTAATCGAACGATTTGGAAAAGACGGCAATGCACGTCGGATTTCAAAGTCAGTTCTCAACTTTCCACTCTTTGCTTATATGACAAGTTCGGAAATGGATGAAGTATTGAGTGCGATAAAGGCGTATAACGCTAGTAAATAA
- a CDS encoding PdxA family protein, giving the protein MKTIFISEGDPTSINYELLGSSFPLLESLGQHHRIYLIRGPHNQTLPKAKEIGKPIGEPGFYSIPWGRGKPKSYVLGKPSKSSGKMAYDSLLAAIDFQKNFGGDLITLPLSKEWVQKAGVKGFRGHTETLAEAYKRPTFMMMSGDKLNVIPLTTHVPLKDVVKELKNFDWKELKNAILRSPYLKEPTIGYLGLNPHAGEGGKIGTEETTILKTGVGVLRKAKLTVEGPLSADSAFLPGAKAYDLYLAGYHDQGLIPFKLLEGKKGVNITLGLDFTRVSPDHGTAFGIAGKGCADPTGLISCLERLVETKTKPV; this is encoded by the coding sequence TTGAAAACCATCTTCATTTCGGAAGGAGACCCGACGAGTATCAATTACGAACTTTTGGGATCTTCCTTCCCTCTCTTAGAATCCTTAGGACAACACCATCGCATTTACCTCATCCGAGGACCTCACAACCAAACCCTTCCGAAGGCAAAAGAGATTGGAAAACCCATAGGCGAACCAGGATTTTATTCGATCCCTTGGGGGAGAGGAAAACCTAAATCCTATGTCCTTGGAAAACCATCCAAATCTTCTGGGAAAATGGCATACGACTCGCTCCTTGCGGCCATCGACTTCCAAAAAAACTTTGGGGGTGATCTCATCACCCTCCCTCTTTCGAAAGAGTGGGTACAAAAAGCTGGGGTGAAGGGATTTCGTGGCCATACGGAAACCTTGGCAGAAGCCTACAAACGACCCACATTTATGATGATGTCTGGGGATAAGCTGAATGTTATCCCCTTAACGACCCATGTCCCTTTGAAGGATGTTGTGAAAGAACTTAAAAACTTCGATTGGAAAGAATTAAAAAATGCCATCCTTCGGTCTCCCTATCTGAAAGAACCCACCATTGGTTATTTAGGCCTAAACCCTCATGCGGGAGAAGGGGGAAAGATTGGCACGGAAGAAACCACAATTCTAAAAACAGGAGTTGGTGTTCTCAGAAAGGCAAAATTGACAGTGGAAGGGCCACTCTCTGCCGATTCAGCTTTTTTGCCCGGTGCCAAAGCGTACGATTTGTATTTGGCAGGTTACCACGACCAAGGCCTGATCCCATTTAAATTGCTTGAAGGAAAGAAGGGTGTGAACATAACCTTAGGTCTGGATTTCACTCGTGTGTCTCCTGACCATGGAACTGCTTTTGGAATCGCAGGAAAAGGATGTGCTGATCCTACGGGACTCATCTCCTGTTTAGAACGACTTGTGGAGACAAAAACAAAACCAGTATGA
- a CDS encoding TRL domain-containing protein, with product MYTAKRIYKISIICFLLTLIHCIPEYRVPFVSLVINETHSSRDGSQSGNPGIAASLAEGKILKMGRSCTNSYLYVNMYFFKRGGNIRDAAEKAGIKKISAVEFANKTLMGIYNQDCVQVWGE from the coding sequence ATGTACACGGCCAAAAGAATTTATAAAATTAGTATTATCTGTTTTCTTCTAACACTCATTCATTGTATTCCCGAATACCGTGTACCGTTTGTTTCCCTAGTAATCAACGAAACACATAGTTCAAGAGATGGTTCACAAAGTGGAAACCCTGGAATTGCAGCAAGCCTTGCTGAAGGTAAAATCCTAAAGATGGGTCGTTCTTGTACAAATTCTTATTTGTATGTGAATATGTACTTTTTCAAACGAGGTGGGAATATAAGAGATGCCGCTGAAAAAGCTGGGATCAAAAAAATATCTGCCGTGGAATTTGCAAACAAAACCTTAATGGGAATTTATAACCAAGATTGTGTCCAAGTTTGGGGTGAATGA